The Salinibacterium sp. M195 genome includes a window with the following:
- a CDS encoding NADP-dependent oxidoreductase, with translation MSRRVTYSQLGGPEVLTISEVTEPHTGEGEVRVRVKCAGINPFDAKVFRGAATANPQSVEFPSGNGNDFAGVVDEVGAGVEEWAVGDEVLGGKGFSGQADFVVVPAAKLVRKPADLSWEQAGGLDIAGRTAWASVEAVALTPADTVLVSAAAGGVGVIAAQLARLKGAKVIGSASESNHEFLRSLGIHPVTYGEGMVERILEISPEGVTAALDNNGRETVDAALALGAPADRINTIADYAAVSEYGTSGVGAAGATPADLASLAALVAAGTVEVPIDSVFPLEQVSEAYAKLLEGHSRGKIVLTL, from the coding sequence ATGTCGCGTCGTGTTACTTACTCTCAGCTCGGTGGGCCTGAAGTGCTCACGATTTCCGAAGTTACCGAACCTCACACCGGTGAGGGCGAGGTGCGGGTGCGCGTGAAGTGCGCCGGCATCAATCCCTTCGACGCGAAGGTTTTTAGAGGAGCGGCTACGGCTAATCCCCAGAGCGTGGAATTTCCGAGTGGTAACGGCAATGACTTTGCCGGTGTCGTCGACGAAGTTGGCGCGGGAGTCGAAGAGTGGGCTGTTGGCGACGAAGTGCTCGGTGGCAAGGGGTTCAGCGGTCAGGCAGATTTCGTTGTTGTTCCCGCGGCCAAGCTCGTTCGCAAGCCGGCTGATTTGAGTTGGGAACAGGCGGGCGGCCTCGATATCGCCGGTCGTACGGCCTGGGCGAGCGTCGAAGCGGTCGCTCTCACGCCGGCCGACACTGTACTTGTGAGCGCTGCGGCGGGTGGCGTCGGCGTCATCGCCGCTCAGCTCGCCAGGCTCAAGGGTGCGAAAGTGATTGGCTCCGCCAGCGAATCGAATCACGAGTTCTTACGTTCGCTCGGCATCCACCCCGTCACCTATGGCGAGGGCATGGTCGAGCGCATTCTTGAGATCAGCCCCGAAGGCGTCACGGCTGCTCTCGACAATAACGGCCGCGAAACAGTGGATGCTGCGCTAGCGCTGGGTGCCCCGGCCGACCGCATCAACACGATCGCTGACTATGCGGCGGTCTCGGAGTACGGCACCTCGGGTGTCGGTGCGGCGGGGGCAACCCCGGCTGACCTCGCGTCGCTTGCGGCCCTCGTGGCCGCCGGAACCGTTGAGGTTCCAATCGACTCGGTGTTCCCGCTCGAGCAGGTCTCTGAGGCCTACGCCAAGCTTCTCGAAGGCCACTCCCGCGGCAAGATTGTGCTCACGCTCTAG
- a CDS encoding HdeD family acid-resistance protein codes for MSSSDSTTSRPVSAEDLLPGLLRVHRGQLMAVAVIGLVLGVIGLLFPGATLLTIAVLFGIYLIASGMYRVTAAFVANNLDSPMRWTTGLLGLLIVIAGILCLANPFQTLIALALVIGIGWILEGVVDLVGGVRGTIHPRWFGWVSGIVSMAAGVAMFVLPAAGVFSLVAIGAILMIAVSLTTLLTLPRKPKIDAENATATTV; via the coding sequence ATGAGCTCGTCTGACAGCACCACTTCCCGCCCCGTCTCGGCTGAGGATCTTCTCCCCGGGCTATTGCGCGTTCACCGCGGACAACTCATGGCGGTCGCCGTGATCGGGCTTGTGCTCGGAGTCATCGGGCTGCTGTTCCCCGGAGCGACCTTGCTCACCATCGCGGTGCTCTTTGGTATCTACCTCATCGCGTCGGGCATGTACCGCGTGACTGCTGCGTTCGTCGCAAACAACCTTGACTCCCCGATGCGCTGGACCACCGGTCTGCTCGGACTCCTCATCGTGATCGCCGGCATCCTGTGCCTCGCCAACCCGTTCCAGACGCTCATCGCGCTCGCTCTCGTCATCGGAATCGGCTGGATTCTCGAAGGAGTCGTCGACCTCGTCGGTGGAGTGCGCGGCACCATCCACCCGCGCTGGTTCGGCTGGGTCAGCGGCATCGTCTCGATGGCCGCCGGTGTTGCGATGTTCGTGCTCCCCGCAGCTGGTGTCTTCTCGCTCGTCGCCATCGGGGCGATCCTGATGATTGCCGTGAGCCTCACCACCTTGCTCACGCTGCCGCGCAAGCCCAAGATCGATGCAGAAAACGCCACAGCCACAACCGTCTAG
- the rpsO gene encoding 30S ribosomal protein S15 → MALEASIKKAIIEEYATHPGDTGSPEVQIAMMTRRILDLTEHLKMHKHDHHSRRGLLLLVGQRRRLLGYLQNVDITRYRTLIEKLGLRR, encoded by the coding sequence ATGGCTCTTGAAGCTAGCATCAAGAAGGCGATCATCGAAGAGTACGCAACCCACCCAGGTGACACGGGATCCCCCGAGGTCCAGATCGCGATGATGACTCGTCGCATCCTCGACCTCACGGAACACCTCAAGATGCACAAGCACGACCACCACTCACGTCGTGGACTGCTTCTTCTTGTTGGTCAGCGTCGTCGTCTGTTGGGTTACCTTCAGAACGTTGACATCACGCGTTACCGTACGCTGATTGAGAAGCTGGGACTGCGCCGCTAG
- a CDS encoding MarP family serine protease, which produces MNVSPLLDLLLVVLLLGYVIYGLAIGLTRSVFVIAGIAAGVIAAVLLAPTLASAVPSPQVRVVVTMLAAIALIAIGHAIGAAIARALRDELATSKLRGIDRAAGGLAIGVLAALVVSTVSFSAAQLGSPLLSRSIAGSSVIRTIQEVTPDVVEERIAQLRTVLADQAVPLFTSGLTVADSTVPAIDTESPALAAAAESVVRITGNAYACGQSHTGTGFIVSEERVVTNAHVVAGTERPVIEALNGQVLSGTIVYFDAEDDLAVIAVPGLSPDPLRLGITARPGTNTAIEGYPHGGPISVEAALVQHVSTANSPNIYGSGSSPREVYTLAGQVNPGNSGGPLLTLDGDVVGAVFARSADQANVGYAMTLTELQPVADQAPTLTSAVSSGACIPG; this is translated from the coding sequence GTGAACGTTTCCCCACTACTCGATCTGCTGCTCGTCGTGCTGCTGCTCGGGTACGTGATCTACGGCCTCGCCATAGGGCTTACGCGAAGCGTGTTCGTCATTGCTGGTATCGCAGCCGGAGTAATTGCCGCGGTGCTGCTTGCCCCGACACTAGCTAGCGCTGTTCCGTCGCCTCAGGTTCGCGTCGTCGTCACCATGCTCGCCGCAATCGCACTAATTGCTATTGGCCACGCAATCGGAGCCGCGATCGCACGCGCGCTGCGTGACGAACTCGCAACGAGCAAACTGCGAGGAATCGATCGAGCTGCCGGCGGCCTAGCGATTGGCGTTTTGGCGGCACTAGTCGTATCGACAGTCAGCTTCAGCGCGGCGCAACTAGGGTCTCCGCTGCTCTCACGTTCCATCGCTGGCTCCTCAGTTATCCGCACAATTCAAGAGGTGACCCCCGACGTAGTCGAAGAAAGAATCGCCCAGCTACGCACCGTATTGGCTGATCAGGCTGTGCCGCTATTCACCTCGGGACTCACGGTTGCCGACTCGACGGTCCCCGCCATAGATACAGAGAGCCCAGCGCTCGCCGCTGCCGCCGAGTCAGTTGTACGCATTACGGGCAATGCCTACGCATGTGGTCAATCCCACACAGGTACGGGATTCATTGTCTCTGAGGAACGAGTCGTTACCAACGCTCACGTCGTAGCAGGTACTGAGCGCCCCGTCATCGAAGCCCTCAACGGTCAGGTACTCAGCGGCACCATCGTCTATTTCGATGCCGAGGATGACCTCGCCGTAATCGCAGTGCCTGGACTCTCGCCCGATCCCCTACGACTCGGCATTACTGCCCGCCCCGGCACGAATACCGCGATTGAGGGCTACCCGCACGGCGGACCAATCAGCGTCGAGGCCGCACTAGTACAACATGTCAGCACCGCCAATAGCCCAAACATCTATGGCTCAGGAAGTTCTCCTCGCGAGGTGTACACCCTTGCCGGACAAGTCAATCCGGGCAATTCCGGTGGCCCATTGCTCACCCTTGACGGCGACGTCGTCGGTGCTGTCTTCGCCCGCAGCGCTGACCAAGCGAACGTCGGATACGCGATGACTCTTACCGAGCTTCAACCGGTTGCGGATCAAGCACCGACGCTGACAAGCGCAGTCTCAAGCGGGGCATGCATTCCCGGCTAG
- a CDS encoding nuclease-related domain-containing protein, which produces MPQNNDLRGRIAGQSAMAAVVEAQSLRAPRAWLARFLGASPLSGESKAHYRGAVGELLVGSILDRLGDSWDVLHGVPLGAATLDHFVVGRAGVFACVVVNCQGDEVAVNGDELIVARDTSDGIVAARVAARIVAASLSSALNEQIVVIPVLVLVEPTRVLTLNSPDDVHVFTSMQLEQWLLASPQTLHGEDVAKISGVAEANSTWPQPQQSARKARNLTRAFVRIHHEVRAAALRRFLWIVAALILTFLSVWILVSILASLFVR; this is translated from the coding sequence TTGCCGCAGAATAATGATCTTCGCGGCCGGATCGCTGGTCAATCAGCCATGGCCGCAGTAGTCGAGGCGCAATCGCTTCGGGCGCCGAGAGCGTGGCTGGCGCGCTTTCTTGGTGCGTCACCTCTTAGCGGGGAAAGTAAAGCGCACTACCGTGGTGCGGTCGGCGAACTGCTGGTGGGGTCGATCCTTGATCGGCTCGGTGACAGTTGGGATGTCCTTCACGGTGTTCCGCTTGGCGCTGCCACTCTCGATCATTTTGTCGTGGGGCGTGCCGGTGTTTTCGCCTGTGTCGTCGTTAATTGCCAAGGCGATGAGGTCGCGGTGAATGGCGATGAGTTGATTGTGGCCAGGGATACGAGTGACGGCATAGTGGCTGCTCGAGTTGCGGCAAGAATCGTGGCGGCATCGCTGAGTAGCGCCCTGAACGAACAGATCGTGGTCATCCCAGTGCTTGTGCTCGTTGAACCAACGAGAGTTTTGACCTTGAATTCTCCCGACGACGTTCATGTGTTTACTTCGATGCAACTTGAGCAGTGGTTACTAGCCTCTCCCCAGACGCTTCACGGTGAGGATGTCGCGAAGATTTCTGGTGTCGCCGAGGCGAATAGTACGTGGCCGCAACCTCAGCAAAGCGCCCGCAAGGCACGAAACCTTACGCGCGCGTTCGTGCGTATCCATCATGAGGTGCGCGCCGCGGCATTGAGACGCTTCTTGTGGATCGTTGCAGCGTTGATCCTCACTTTTCTTTCGGTGTGGATTCTCGTCTCGATACTGGCGTCTCTCTTCGTCCGGTAG
- a CDS encoding UvrD-helicase domain-containing protein, with protein MSSSELARERDYVHTLYRRLDSLRDAAQQQLEAVRRSAPGGTHQNRSERDAFARIYEDRVGQLREIDERLAFGRLELEPEEDENGRILRYIGRIGLRDENQLPLLLDWRVPQARAFYQATAATPLGARARRHLQSRGRDIVRIDDEIFDTEILESDAVSLQGEAALMASLTAERTGRMGDIVATIQAEQDAIIRSELSGALVVQGGPGTGKTAVALHRAAYLLYSHRERLSTSGVLIVGPSRSFLRYIEAVLPSLGETGVVLASLGQLFPGVDARHEDVDAVASLKGSLEMAALIRRAVRSRQVVPTETQRMEINGEILDVPAELIRRAMQKAWDSHKPHNLARVSFNKAAIAALSSMLADQLRSHGNTIDDSDQKWLREDVRTAHDVKVALNTAWMPLSPQKLLNDLYARPAWLSTLTPRWTPEDRHLLLRERDVAFTVSDVALLDEAAEWLGEVDVAHTAAEYEQSQQRKRDLENAAAAIENMGVEGMIDAETLADGFEVTVDRASTADIAAADRSWAYGHIVVDEAQELSPMQWRLLARRNPLKSFTIVGDVAQASAAAATTRWDTALAAHVGSSWRLEELTVNYRTPSQIVAVAEAVALAHEVSITPSRAVRESPWPVAVTTVSQESRATAVVDAVRVDREISAEGTLAVIASESLTADIIAALSSEYLGEVGEGAAGLNKPIAVLTPRESKGLEFDSVVVVEPQRIVDEIARGAAALYVAMTRPTQRLSIVASEGLPTGIPAPQ; from the coding sequence ATGTCATCGAGTGAGCTTGCACGCGAGCGGGACTACGTCCACACGCTTTATCGCCGCCTTGATTCGCTTCGAGATGCGGCGCAGCAACAACTTGAGGCGGTGCGCAGAAGCGCACCCGGGGGAACACACCAGAACCGTTCTGAGCGCGACGCCTTTGCGCGCATTTATGAAGACCGCGTGGGCCAGCTGCGTGAGATCGATGAACGTTTAGCGTTCGGCCGACTCGAGTTGGAGCCGGAGGAAGATGAAAACGGCCGCATTTTGCGGTATATCGGCAGGATCGGCCTCCGCGACGAGAACCAGTTGCCGCTACTGCTCGATTGGCGCGTTCCGCAAGCGCGAGCGTTCTATCAGGCCACGGCCGCGACTCCGCTCGGCGCGCGTGCGCGGCGCCATCTGCAGAGCAGAGGGCGCGACATTGTGCGAATCGACGACGAAATATTCGACACAGAGATCCTCGAAAGCGATGCGGTATCGCTTCAGGGAGAGGCAGCGCTCATGGCAAGCCTCACTGCTGAGCGCACCGGGCGTATGGGGGACATCGTCGCCACGATTCAAGCCGAGCAGGACGCCATTATCCGCTCCGAGCTGAGCGGCGCACTCGTTGTCCAAGGTGGGCCAGGAACCGGCAAAACAGCGGTCGCGCTGCATCGCGCTGCCTACCTGCTGTACTCGCACCGTGAACGGCTCTCGACATCCGGAGTGCTGATCGTCGGCCCTTCGCGCTCCTTCTTGCGCTATATCGAAGCGGTGCTGCCATCGCTTGGCGAGACCGGCGTTGTGCTCGCGAGTTTGGGGCAGCTGTTCCCCGGCGTTGATGCTCGGCATGAAGACGTCGACGCGGTAGCGAGTCTTAAAGGTTCTCTTGAGATGGCAGCGCTTATTCGGCGCGCGGTGCGGTCACGTCAAGTGGTGCCGACTGAAACGCAGCGTATGGAGATCAATGGCGAGATTCTTGATGTTCCTGCCGAGTTGATTCGTCGCGCCATGCAGAAAGCGTGGGATTCCCACAAACCGCACAACCTTGCGCGGGTTTCGTTCAATAAGGCGGCGATTGCGGCCCTGAGTAGCATGCTCGCCGACCAGCTCCGCTCTCATGGCAACACGATTGATGATTCGGATCAGAAATGGTTGCGAGAAGACGTACGCACCGCCCACGATGTCAAAGTCGCGCTCAATACGGCGTGGATGCCGCTGTCGCCCCAGAAACTACTCAACGATCTCTACGCTCGCCCCGCATGGCTGAGCACGTTGACACCACGCTGGACGCCCGAAGACAGACACCTCCTGCTGCGTGAGAGAGATGTCGCGTTCACTGTCAGCGATGTTGCGCTACTGGATGAAGCAGCCGAGTGGCTTGGCGAAGTAGACGTCGCCCACACCGCGGCGGAATACGAACAGTCTCAACAGCGCAAGCGCGACCTCGAGAACGCGGCGGCCGCCATCGAGAACATGGGGGTGGAAGGGATGATCGATGCCGAGACTCTCGCCGACGGCTTCGAGGTAACCGTAGACCGAGCCTCGACTGCCGACATCGCTGCCGCGGATCGATCGTGGGCTTATGGGCACATTGTCGTAGATGAGGCGCAGGAATTGTCTCCCATGCAATGGAGGCTTTTGGCCCGTCGCAACCCACTCAAATCATTCACGATCGTTGGCGATGTGGCGCAGGCGAGCGCCGCCGCGGCGACAACGCGGTGGGATACGGCGCTTGCAGCCCACGTCGGCAGCTCGTGGAGACTCGAAGAGCTCACGGTTAACTACCGAACTCCGTCTCAGATCGTGGCTGTTGCCGAGGCCGTAGCACTGGCGCACGAGGTATCGATCACGCCGTCGCGGGCGGTTCGCGAGAGCCCCTGGCCTGTGGCGGTCACCACTGTTTCTCAGGAGAGTCGCGCAACCGCTGTTGTCGACGCGGTGCGTGTAGATCGAGAGATCTCGGCCGAGGGAACCTTGGCGGTCATTGCGAGCGAATCTCTCACCGCTGACATTATTGCTGCGCTCTCCAGCGAGTACCTCGGCGAGGTTGGCGAGGGGGCTGCCGGCCTCAATAAGCCAATCGCCGTATTGACGCCAAGGGAGTCAAAAGGTTTGGAGTTCGATTCAGTCGTCGTCGTGGAACCACAACGTATCGTGGACGAGATTGCCCGCGGCGCTGCAGCACTGTACGTGGCGATGACGCGACCAACCCAACGCCTCAGTATCGTCGCTTCTGAGGGCCTTCCAACGGGTATTCCTGCTCCGCAGTAA
- a CDS encoding PrsW family intramembrane metalloprotease, with amino-acid sequence MTASEYSSATPDLTASSGRSAPAPTAASPEVAHGAKSHQMPLHTPQPRGPGLMILGILGVVALAFVLLFVIVYVISGIGTDAFAIGGILAIVPLAVVFFAVRWIDRWEPEPRLAVVFAFLWGAGVAVLLTLIIGGQIDNVISALGGPGPAYEFFSAAIQAPVVEEAGKALGILVIFWVARRHFDGPVDGLVYAAWVAGGFAFTENILYFGSELASFESDGAGILQLFLVRGLMSPFAHVMFTACTGVALGFAVRSQSAARSVGIFATGLAIAIALHSLWNGALFFVNDFFGYYAIVQFPLFVIAIIIVVYLRRQEARMTFERLAEYANAGWFNQDEVAVLATAQGRRQALAWAAKNNKRSTMKVYIQEATRLAFARQRIITGRDQIGAIADEAVLLGAIVEARHALMGTKQPTRS; translated from the coding sequence ATGACCGCGAGCGAATATTCTTCTGCGACTCCAGATCTCACGGCCTCGTCAGGGCGGTCAGCACCGGCGCCGACAGCGGCGTCTCCCGAAGTTGCTCACGGTGCCAAGTCGCACCAGATGCCGCTTCACACACCTCAGCCCCGAGGGCCTGGGCTGATGATCCTGGGCATTCTTGGCGTAGTCGCGCTCGCGTTCGTTTTGCTCTTTGTAATCGTCTATGTGATCTCGGGCATCGGCACCGACGCATTCGCAATCGGTGGAATTCTCGCGATTGTTCCGCTCGCCGTGGTGTTTTTCGCTGTCCGCTGGATTGATCGCTGGGAACCCGAGCCACGACTTGCTGTTGTATTCGCGTTTCTTTGGGGCGCAGGGGTCGCAGTGCTTCTCACCCTCATCATTGGTGGACAAATTGATAACGTCATCAGCGCGCTAGGAGGCCCTGGTCCAGCCTACGAATTCTTCTCCGCAGCGATTCAAGCTCCTGTCGTCGAGGAGGCAGGAAAAGCCCTCGGAATCTTGGTGATTTTCTGGGTAGCGCGCCGTCACTTTGACGGACCGGTCGACGGTCTCGTTTATGCGGCGTGGGTGGCCGGAGGCTTTGCCTTCACCGAGAACATCCTGTACTTCGGAAGTGAACTGGCGAGCTTCGAAAGTGACGGGGCAGGCATCCTGCAACTCTTCCTCGTTCGCGGTCTTATGTCACCGTTTGCGCACGTGATGTTCACGGCGTGCACGGGAGTAGCGTTGGGCTTTGCTGTGCGTTCCCAGAGCGCCGCACGCAGTGTCGGTATTTTCGCGACCGGTCTTGCTATCGCCATCGCCCTTCACTCTCTGTGGAACGGCGCACTTTTCTTTGTGAATGATTTTTTCGGGTACTACGCCATTGTGCAGTTTCCCCTCTTCGTGATTGCGATCATCATTGTCGTGTACTTGCGTCGTCAAGAAGCGCGAATGACATTCGAGCGCCTTGCCGAGTACGCGAATGCCGGTTGGTTCAACCAGGATGAAGTGGCGGTTCTCGCGACGGCACAGGGGCGGCGGCAGGCTCTGGCGTGGGCTGCAAAAAACAACAAACGTTCAACGATGAAGGTCTACATTCAGGAGGCCACCAGGCTTGCGTTCGCGCGCCAGCGAATCATCACAGGGCGAGATCAGATTGGTGCAATCGCTGATGAGGCCGTATTGCTCGGGGCGATCGTGGAAGCACGCCACGCACTCATGGGCACGAAGCAGCCCACCCGCAGCTAG
- a CDS encoding AlkA N-terminal domain-containing protein, producing the protein MPSPTLSFDEQYRALCSRDARFDGQFIAGVHSTGIYCRPSCPAVAPKPRNVRFYRTAAAAHEAGLRACKRCQPDAVPGSPEWNLNDDLASRAMRLIADGVVERDGVEGLSTRLGYTSRHLTRVLTAELGAGPLALARAHRAQAARTLLGATELSISDVAFAAGFSSIRQFNDTIQAVYETTPSQLRLLSRRGAAAHPHEAHERPSALTLRLPTRAPFDGAGLMSFFANHSVAGIEKATETSLERAIRLPGGVARVRLELRDHGIMCTAQLARISDVAPLVARVRRLFDLDADSLAIDRALSADPALAGSVARVPGMRLPGSVDTEETLFRTLIGQQISVAAARTVHARLTRELGSDGLFPTAAVLAESGADVLRGPQTRIASIVGVAKAIASGELDLDVSTPVDEFTAKLVAMPGIGPWTAGYMAMRVLGNSDIMLSSDLVVRQGAEELGLPARASALTQYSSQWAPWRSYACMHLWRSRPTRVEHKPTSP; encoded by the coding sequence ATGCCCTCCCCCACGCTCAGCTTCGACGAACAGTACCGCGCCCTCTGCTCGCGTGACGCTCGATTCGACGGGCAGTTCATTGCCGGGGTGCACTCCACAGGAATCTACTGCCGCCCCAGCTGCCCCGCTGTCGCCCCGAAGCCTCGCAACGTGCGCTTCTACCGCACAGCCGCAGCTGCCCACGAAGCAGGGCTCCGCGCCTGTAAACGCTGTCAGCCAGACGCCGTTCCTGGTTCGCCCGAGTGGAACCTCAACGATGATCTTGCGTCTCGCGCCATGCGTCTCATTGCCGACGGCGTGGTCGAGCGAGATGGCGTGGAGGGGCTTTCGACACGCCTCGGCTACACGAGTCGCCACCTCACCCGCGTATTGACTGCAGAACTCGGTGCCGGCCCGCTCGCCCTTGCACGGGCTCACCGGGCCCAGGCTGCACGCACCCTGCTCGGCGCGACCGAACTCAGCATCTCTGATGTTGCCTTTGCCGCCGGTTTTTCCAGCATCCGCCAGTTCAACGACACGATTCAAGCCGTGTACGAAACGACACCAAGCCAGCTTCGGCTACTCTCGCGCCGTGGGGCGGCGGCCCATCCCCACGAGGCACACGAACGGCCGTCGGCCCTGACTCTTCGCCTGCCCACTCGTGCGCCGTTCGACGGTGCTGGCCTCATGTCGTTCTTCGCGAACCATTCCGTCGCGGGGATCGAGAAGGCCACCGAAACCAGCCTTGAACGCGCCATCCGTCTGCCCGGCGGTGTCGCTCGTGTGCGATTAGAGCTCAGAGATCACGGCATCATGTGCACGGCGCAATTGGCTCGAATTTCGGATGTCGCGCCGCTAGTGGCACGAGTGCGTCGTCTGTTCGATCTCGACGCTGATTCGCTCGCCATCGACCGAGCGCTGAGTGCGGACCCCGCCCTCGCTGGATCGGTGGCACGGGTTCCGGGAATGCGTCTTCCGGGGAGCGTCGATACAGAAGAGACCCTGTTCCGCACTCTTATTGGCCAACAAATCTCCGTGGCTGCGGCCCGCACGGTTCATGCTCGGCTCACGAGGGAACTCGGTAGCGATGGACTGTTTCCCACAGCAGCTGTGCTCGCGGAATCCGGAGCCGACGTTCTGCGCGGCCCCCAGACTCGTATCGCTAGCATTGTGGGCGTCGCTAAAGCCATCGCTAGTGGCGAGCTCGATCTTGACGTATCGACCCCTGTCGACGAATTCACAGCAAAACTTGTCGCGATGCCCGGAATAGGTCCGTGGACCGCCGGTTACATGGCTATGCGGGTACTAGGAAACTCAGACATCATGCTCAGCAGTGATCTTGTTGTGCGCCAAGGTGCTGAAGAACTAGGGCTCCCCGCGCGCGCGTCAGCGCTCACGCAGTACTCGAGCCAATGGGCGCCGTGGCGCAGCTATGCGTGCATGCATCTGTGGCGATCACGGCCAACTCGGGTGGAGCACAAGCCGACGTCACCGTAG
- a CDS encoding protoporphyrinogen oxidase — protein MNARLLILGFGIAVGYVVGARAGRERYDQMKGKATEVWESPRVSKARTSVEDYARTQAPILRDRAEAVVKATPGFVTETAKDVAENARDLAGSARETAKELAESASGTAKRIAGNARESAKELTDRASETARGAVGRVTETADDVRDNATKTASELRERGETAIDRAFLSAGKARDEALATLDDDDDDDDDATENGVDTAQK, from the coding sequence ATGAACGCAAGACTCTTGATTCTCGGTTTCGGTATCGCTGTCGGTTACGTTGTTGGCGCACGCGCAGGGCGTGAACGCTACGACCAGATGAAGGGCAAAGCCACCGAAGTGTGGGAGAGCCCGCGAGTGTCGAAAGCGCGCACTTCTGTTGAAGATTATGCACGCACTCAAGCTCCGATCCTGCGCGATCGGGCCGAAGCCGTCGTGAAGGCGACTCCGGGGTTTGTCACCGAGACGGCAAAGGATGTTGCCGAGAATGCTCGTGACCTTGCCGGTTCTGCTCGCGAGACCGCGAAAGAACTCGCGGAGTCGGCAAGCGGTACCGCTAAGAGAATCGCCGGAAACGCTCGCGAGTCCGCGAAAGAACTTACCGATCGGGCATCAGAGACTGCTCGTGGTGCCGTCGGTCGTGTTACCGAAACCGCAGACGATGTTCGCGACAACGCAACGAAGACTGCATCTGAATTGCGCGAACGTGGCGAGACCGCAATTGATCGCGCTTTCCTCAGTGCTGGCAAAGCACGTGACGAAGCACTCGCCACTCTCGATGACGATGACGATGACGATGACGACGCTACAGAGAACGGTGTAGATACCGCACAGAAGTAG